The Pseudomonas sp. B21-023 genomic interval CAGCGAGGTATTCCTGATCAGCCTCAAGGCCGGCGGCACCGGGTTGAACCTGACCGCCGCCGACACTGTGATCCACTACGACCCGTGGTGGAACCCCGCCAGCGAGAACCAGGCCACCGACCGCGCCTACCGCATCGGCCAGGACAAGCCGGTGTTCGTGTTCAAGCTGATCACCCGTGGAACGGTGGAAGAGAAGATCCAGCAATTGCAGCAAGAGAAGGCGGCACTGGCAGCCGGGCTGCTCGATGGCGGGCAGGCCGGGCAATGGCGGTTGGGGGATGAAGAGATCGAGGCGCTGTTCGCGCCGCTGCCGGGCAAACGAAGTAAGTAAAAGCCCGCTCCCATGAACCCTCAGGGGGGCGTGCCAGCGGGCTTGCCCGGGACGAGGCCAGCGAGATCAATCGACCAGCTGAGCTTCCTTCAGCGCCCCCAGCGCCTCCAGCCAACGCGGCTGCTGGCGGTAATCGGTACGCGCAAAGCCCTGCCCGCGCATCCGTGCAATCCGCGGCGACGGCTTGACCTTCATGCGCTGCGCCGCGCTCAGCGCCAGCTCGGCCGAAGCCCGGTCATTGCACACCAGGCCCATGTCGCAGCCCGCGCTCAATGCAGCCTCGATGCGGCTGGCGGCATCGCCCACCACGTGGGCGCCGGCCATGGACAAGTCATCGCTGAAGATCACCCCGTCGAAGCCCAGCTCGCCGCGCAGGATGTCCTGCAGCCAGCGCCGGGAGAAGCCGGCCGGCTGGTTGTCGACCTGCGGGTAGATCACGTGGGCCGGCATCACCGCCGCCAACTGCCCGCTCAGGCGGGTGAACGGCACCAGGTCGGCCGCGCGCAGCTGTTCCAGGCTGCGCTCATCGACCGGGATCGCCACATGGGAATCGGCCTCGGCCCAGCCGTGACCGGGGAAATGCTTGCCACAGGCGGCCATGCCCGCGGCATTCATGCCACGGATGAAGGCGCCGGCCAGTTCGGTAGCCCGCTGCGGATTGCCTTCGAAGGCGCGGCTGCCGACCACGGCACTGCGCTGATGGTCGAGGTCCAGCACCGGGGCAAAGCTCAGGTCCAGGCCTACCGCCAGCACCTCGGTGGCCATCAGCCAGCCGCACTGCTCGGCCAGGTATTCGGCATTGGCGTTGTCGGCGATGGCGCGCATGGCCGGCAGGCGCACGAAGCCCTGGCGCAGGCGCTGGACCCGCCCGCCTTCCTGGTCCACGGCCAGGATCAGGTCGGGGCGGATGGCGCGGATCGAGGCGCACAGCTCGCGCACCTGGCGTGGGCTGTCGATGTTGCGGGCAAAGATGATCAGGCCGGCCACTTCGGGCTGGCGCAGCAGATGGCGGTCTTCGGCGGTCAGCCATTTACCGGCGATATCCACCATCAGGGAGCCTTGCAGGCTGGCAGTCATTGGGAATCCTTCATTGGAGATCCGGAGGTCGCGCAGACGCACGCACACATCGGACAACGCGGTGTCCGATGGTTCAGTGGCGAAGCTGCCGTGCTGACGGGAATTGCGGCGGGGGCGAGTTCAGGCATGGGCGCTAGCTTAGCGCAAGCGCCCTGCCCCGCCCAGTGCTCAGGCCTTGGCGGGCGCGCCGGACTTGCTGCGTGGGCGCAATTGCGCCGCGGCCATGGCCTGGTCGGTGACACCGCTGTCGGCACGCATGCCGGCGGCCAGGAACGGCACCATCAGGCGCATCACCTGCTCGATCGAGGTGTTGATGCCGAAGTCGGTTTCGGCGATGGCGCGCAGGGCCTTGATACCCGACATGCTGAACGCCGCGGCGCCGAGCATGAAGTGCACGCGCCAGAACAGCTCCAGTGGCGGAATGCGCGGCGCGGCCTCGTTGACCAGCAGCATGTAGCGGCGGAACACCTTGCCGTACATGTCTTCCAGGTAACGGCGCAGGTGCCCCTGGCTCTGGCTGAAGGCCAGGCCCAGCAGGCGCATGAAGATCGACAGGTCGTTGTTGCTGCGCGGTTGCACGACCAAGGCCTGCTCCACCAGCATTTCCAGCAGCTCCTCGAGCGAAGCCTTCTGCTCGGGACGCGCCTGGTGGCGGTCGAGCTCACGCTCCAGGCTGGCGCAGAACGGGCCCAGGAAGCGGGAAAAGACTGCCTGGATCAGGGCTTTCTTCGAACCGAAATGGTAGTTCACCGCCGCCAGGTTGACTCCGGCCTTGCTGGTGATCAGCCGCAATGAGGTTTCCGCGAACCCGCGCTCCGCGAACAGCTGCTCCGCCGCATCGAGGATGCGCTCAACGGTTTCCGATTGGGCCATGACTACTCCGCCTGACAAACAGTTGTTTGAAACATACGTTTCAGTGCTGCACATGTCAAGGCTGGGTGACTGGCCGGTCGCCATTTAAAAGCGCCAAGCCACAAGCTGCAAGCGACAAGATGCACCCGACGCGCTCTATTTCTTGCAGCGAGTAGCTTGCAGCCGCCTCATCACTGTATATAATCCCAGTCACTGTATATAAAGACAGAGCCCTCGCCCATGCTGAAACTGACGCCACGCCAAGCCGAGATTCTGGCTTTCATCAAACGCTGCCTCGAAGACAACGGCTTCCCGCCGACCCGTGCCGAGATCGCCCAGGAGTTGGGCTTCAAGTCGCCCAACGCCGCCGAGGAGCACCTGAAAGCCCTGGCCCGCAAGGGCGCCATCGAGATGACCCCTGGCGCTTCCCGCGGTATCCGCATCCCCGGCCTCGAGCCCAAGCAAGAGGACAGCGGCCTGCCCATCATCGGTCGCGTCGCTGCCGGTGCACCGATCCTCGCCGAGCAGCACATCGAGGATTCCTGCAGCATCAACCCGGCCTTCTTCCATCCGCGCGCCGATTACCTGCTGCGGGTACACGGCATGAGCATGAAGGACATCGGCATTTTCGACGGCGACCTGCTCGCCGTGCACACCACCCGCGAAGCCCGCAACGGCCAGGTGGTGGTAGCCCGCATTGGCGACGAAGTGACCGTCAAGCGCTTCAAGCGCGAAGGCAGCAAGGTCTGGCTGATCGCCGAGAACCCCGAATTCGCCCCCATCGAAGTCGACCTGAAAGACCAGGAACTGGTGATCGAGGGCTTGAGCGTCGGCGTCCTGCGCCGCTGAACCAGGAGGCGTCATGCAGCCGTTCACCCATGTACCCCAGCAAGCCCAGCTGCCGCTGTTCGAAGCCTTCCTTGCCCAGCCGGTGCTACCAGGCCTCAAGCCCAGCGCGCCACCGCGCAAGAGCAGCCAGCCAGAGCTGTTCAGCGAGCTGGCCCTGCGCGGCGCGCCAGGGCACTGCCAGAGCCTGCTGGCGCCGATCCTGCGCGAACTCAGCGAAGAAGACGACAGCCGCTGGCTGACGCTCATCGCCCCACCCGGCAGCCTCACCCAGGCCTGGCTGCGCGACGCCGGCCTAAACCGCGAACGCATCCTGCTGCTGCAACCCGGCGGCAGGCAGACAGCCCTGCAACTGGCCTGCGAGGCACTGCGCCTCGGGCACAGCCATACCGTGGTCAGCTGGCTGGGCACCATCAACAGCAACGCCCGCCAACAGCTGCAGCGCGCAGCGGCCAGCGGAAACGCACAAAGCCTGAACATCCGCCTCGGCTGATGTTCAGGCTTTGCCTGTCAATCGCTTGAAACCCTGGGCCGCTACCGTGGCTCAGTGAAGGACGCGCGGCCCCTCTTCACGCTCGAAGTCACCTTCAACCAGGCGACCGGCCATTTGCACGCCAACGCTGAGCATGGCCTTGGCCACCTCCACATGCTGTCCTTGCAGGAATGCCTTGGCATCCTCGGAGAAATCCAGGGTTACCAGGGAGCCTTCATCCTCGGCGCGGCGCAGCTCGATCCGGCCATCAGGCAACTCGACAATTTCTAGAAAGGACGTTGACATAAAGGGCCTGCTTTTCACGAAAGGCCATTAGTGTACCAGCCATGGAAGCGCTCAGCACTCACTCAGCGCATCGCGGAATCGTCTCACCAGGCTTTTCAGGTTCTGCCGCCAGGCCTCCAACTCCTCCCGGGAAAGCTCAGCCGGCTCAGGCTCGTCCAGATTGACGGCCTGGATCAGCGGCTGGGTAACGTCACCCTTGACGGTTTTCTTGGCGACCGGTGGTCGGAACAAATCGGCATAAGCCGCCAGCAGACGCGCCAGCCAGGTTTCCGGCTGGCGGGCCAACTCCAACAGCTCGGCCATTTCCGGGATCGCCACGCTCTGCAGCACCTCGTCGCTGAACAGCAATTCCGCCCGTGCCGCCGAGGCCTGGGGCAGGCGGTAGAAGCCGGCGATCTCATGGCACAGCCCAAGCAGCGCGCCATACAGGTGGAACAGCGCCGACTCGCGCTCGGCCTGGAGCAGGCCCTGGGCATTCATCGCCTGGCTGTCCGCGGCCTTGGCCATGGACTCCAGCGCGAGGCCGGCGAAGAACAGTTTCTGGTTGGTGCGAGTGTAGAGTTCCTGGGCCATTTCGACTGACTCCTGAAGGCTGCAAGGCGATTGCCTGCAGTTTCAGGGATTGCGCTTTGCTTGTCATCAAATGACTGGGGCCGCTCCGCGCCCCAGTCACGCCTTCAGATCAGCGCTTGTCTTCGACCTTCCACACCTTGCCGTCGTAGAACGCCTTCCAGCCGGTAGGCTTGCCGTCAACCTCGGACTGCACGTACTGCTCCTTGGTCTTGCGGCTATAGCGGATCACCGTCGGGCGCCCTTCCGGGTCCTTCTGTGGCGCCTCGCAGAGGAAGTGATACTTCGGATCGATCTCATGCTTGTGCGGGACGATCTCCAGCACCAGCGGCGCACGGGTTTCGCGGTTTTTCGGGAACTGGCTGGCGGCCAGGAACAGACCTGAGGCACCGTCACGCAGCACGTAGGTATCGTCGACCTTCTCGCACTTGAGCTCCGGCATGTCCACCTTGTCCATTTTCGGTGGCGCCGCCTCGCCGCTCTTGAGCAGCTTGCGGGTGTTCTTGCAGGTTGGGTTGGTGCAGCCGAAGAACTTGCCGAAACGGCCGGTCTTGAGCTGCATCTCGCTGCCGCACTTGTCGCATTCCAGGCTCGGGCCTTCGTAGCCCTTGATGCGGTAGTTGCCTTCTTCGATCTCGTAGCCGACGCAGTCCGGGTTGTTACCGCAGATGTGAAGCTTGCGCTTCTCGTCGAGCAGGTAGGCATCCATCGCCGTCGCGCAGATCGGGCAGCGGTGCTTGCCGCGCAGCACCAGGGACTCGGACTCGCCCTCGTCGTCAGCGGCGATTTCGTCGCCCGGCACCAGGTTGACCGTTGCCTTGCAACGCTCCTTCGGCGGCAAGCTATAGCCCGAGCAGCCGAGGAACACGCCGGTGGACGCGGTACGGATCATCATTGGCCGGCCACATTCCTTGCACGGAATGTTGGTCAGGGTCGGCTGGTTGGCGCGCATGCCGTGCTCGCTGGACTCGGCGGTCTGCAACTTCTTGCTGAAGTCGCCATAGAACTCGTCGAGGACGTTCTTCCAGTCACGCTCGCCCTGGGCCACATCGTCGAGGTTCTCTTCCATGCCGGCGGTAAAGCCGTAGTCCATCAGGTTGGAGAAGCTCTCCGACAAGCGCTCGGTGACGATGTCGCCCATCTTCTCGGAGTAGAAGCGACGGTTGTGCAGGGTAACGTAGCCGCGGTCCTGGATGGTGGAAATGATCGCCGCATAGGTGGATGGGCGGCCGATGCCGCGCTTTTCCATCTCCTTGACCAGGCTGGCTTCGGTGAAGCGCGCCGGCGGCTTGGTGAAGTGCTGGCTGGGATCGAGCTGGATCAGCTTGAGCGCTTCACCCTGGGCCATTTCCGGCAGCACGTCGTCTTCGCCCGGTTTGCTCTGCTGCGGCAGGACACGGGTGTAACCATCAAACTTGAGGATACGGCCCTTGGCGCGCAGCTCGAACTCGCCCGCTACCACAGTGACACTGGTGGACAGGTACTGCGCCGGCGGCATCTGGCAAGCCAGGAACTGGCGCCAGATCAGCTCGTACAGGCGCTCGGCGTCACGCTCCATGCCACTGAGCTTGGTCGGGTGGGTACTGACGTCGGACGGACGGATCGCTTCGTGCGCCTCCTGGGCCCCTTCCTTGCTGCCATAGACGATGGGCGCGGCAGGCAGGTACTGCTTGCCGAACTCCTTCTCGATGTAGCTGCGGGCCATCTCGACAGCGTCGGTCGACAGGTTGGTCGAGTCGGTACGCATGTAGGTGATGTAGCCGGCTTCGTACAGACGCTGGGCCATCATCATGGTCTTCTTCACCCCGAAGCCCAGGCGATTGCTTGCGGCCTGCTGCAGGGTGGAGGTAATGAACGGTGCCGAAGGCTTGCTGCTGGTCGGCCGGTCCTCGCGCTTGCTCACGCTGTAGCTCGAGGCCTTGAGCTTCTCCAGCGCGGCCATGGCCTGGGCTTCGTTAAGCGGCTTGAAGGCCTCGCCCTTCTCACGGGCTACCTCGAAACGCACCTTGGCGTTCTTGGCAGTACCCAGGTCGGCGTGGACTTCCCAGTACTCTTCGGGATTGAACGCCCGGATCTCGCGCTCGCGCTCGACCACCAGCTTCACCGCCACCGACTGTACGCGGCCGGCAGAAAGGCCACGGGCGATTTTCGCCCACAGCAGCGGCGAGACCATGTAGCCAACCACGCGATCAAGGAAACGCCGCGCCTGCTGGGCGTTGACCCGGTCAATATCGAGCTCGCCCGGCTGGGAGAAGGCTTCCTGGATGGCTTTCTTGGTGATCTCGTTGAACACCACGCGCTTGTAACGACTGTCGTCGCCGCCGATGGCCTCGCGCAGGTGCCAGGCGATGGCTTCCCCCTCGCGATCCAAGTCGGTTGCGAGATAGATGGTGTCGGCATCCTTGGCCAGGCGGCGCAGCTCCTCGATGACCTTCTCCTTGCCGGGAAGGATCTCGTACTTGGCCTTCCAGCCCGCCTCGGGGTCGACGCCCATGCGTGCAACCAGGGTACGGCGCGCCTTTTCCTTCGGCGACAAGGCCGGAGCCTCGGCCGCGGCCTTGCCACGCTTGGCCGCCGGTTCCTTGCTCGCACTGGCGGAACCGCTGGTGGGAAGGTCACGGATGTGGCCGATACTCGACTTCACCACGTACTGGCTGCCCAGGTACTTGTTGATGGTCTTGGCCTTGGCCGGGGATTCCACAATGACCAGCGATTTGCCCATGGATCGGAGTATTCCTGAATCTGAAGATGAAAAACGCGTCAGGTGCCGGACGCGGCACCGCTATATATAGTGGCAAAAGAGTGAGGTCAAGCGCGGTCTATCACTCGTGCACCTTGCCCAGCCGCTCGCCAAGGCCCTCTTCGGCCTTGACCAAAGCAAAGCGTGGCACCTGCTCGCCGTCAACCTCGACGGACTCCTGGAACATCGAAAGTGGCCTGACCCAGAAGCTGTAATCACCATACAGACACTGGTAGAACACCATCCACTCCTCGCTCTCGGAGTGTCGCGCAGCGCTGAAAACACGGTACTCAGGGCCTTTGTAATGCCGGTACACACCAGGTTGTATCTGCATGTCGCTCGCCCTCTTGAACAAATCCTGTAAAAAACAAAAGCCGGGGCACATGGCCCCGGCTGCTGTCCTGCGACGCGATCAGACGCGTTCGAAGACAGTGGTGATGCCTTGGCCCAGGCCGACACACATGGTGGCGACGCCCAGGGTACCGCCATTTTGCTTCATGACGTTGAGCAGGGTGCCGGAAATCCGCGCCCCCGAGCAACCGAACGGGTGACCCAGGGCGATAGCGCCGCCGTGCAGGTTAACCTTCTCATTCATCTTGTCGAGCACTTTCAGATCTTTCAGCACCGGCAGGGCCTGTGCGGCGAAAGCTTCGTTGAGCTCGAAGAAGTCGATGTCGGCGATGGTCAGACCAGCGCGCTTGAGGGCTTTCTGCGTCGACGGGACCGGGCCGTAGCCCATGATCGCCGGGTCCACGCCGGCGACCGCCATCGAACGGATGACCGCCAGTGGCTGGATCCCCAGGTCCATGGCGCGCTGGCCGGACATGACGATCATGCACGAGGCGCCGTCGGTGATCTGCGACGAGGTGCCCGCGGTGACGGTGCCGCCTTTCGGGTTGAACGCCGGCTTGAGCGACGCCAGGCCTTCGAGGGTGGTTTCCGGGCGAATGGTCTCGTCGTAGTCGAAGACCTTCAGGAAGCCGTTCTCGTCGTAGCCCTGCATCGGGATGATCTCGTCCTTGAACTTGCCTTCGACCGTCGCCTTGTGGGCGAGCTGGTGCGAACGCACACCGAACAGATCCTGTTGCTCACGGGTGATGCCGTGCATCTTGCCCAGCATCTCGGCAGTCAGGCCCATCATCCCGGAAGCCTTGGCAGCGTGCAAGGACAGGTGTGGGTTGGGGTCGACGCCATGCATCATGCTGACGTGACCCATGTGCTCGACACCACCGATGACGAACACGTCGCCGTTGCCGGTCATGATCGCCTGGGCGGCGGTGTGCAGCGCGCTCATCGACGAGCCGCACAGGCGGCTGACGGTTTGCGCGGCGGAGGTGTGCGGGATCTGGGTCATCAGCGAGGCCATGCGGGCGATGTTCCAGCCCTGCTCCAGGGTCTGGTTGACGCAGCCCCAGATCACGTCTTCGACTTCTTTCGGGTCGACCTTGTCGTTGCGCTCCAGCAGCTTGCTGATCAGGTGCGCGGACATGTCTTCGGCACGGGTGTTGCGGTGCATGCCACCCTTGGAGCGGCCCATCGGCGTGCGACCGAAGTCGACAATCACCACGTCTCTTGGATTCAGGCTCATATCAATATTCTCGCTCTAGCTCGTGGGCGCTCAGTTGAAGAAGCGCTGGCCATTCTTGGCCATTTCGCGCAGCTTCGCAGTGGGGTGGTACAGCGGCCCCAGGTCGGCGTACTTGTCGGCCAGTGCGACGAACTCGGCGACCCCGATCGAATCGATGTAGCGCAGCGCGCCACCGCGGAAGGGAGGGAAACCGATGCCGTAGACCAGGCCCATGTCGGCTTCGGCGGCGGTGGCGACGATGCCGTCCTCCAGGCAGCGCACGGTTTCCAGGCACAGCGGTACCATCATCCAGTTGATGATGTCTTCGTCGGTGACTTCACGCTGCTCGAAGATGACCGGCTTGAGCACGTCGAGCACGCTGGCGTCGGCGACTTTCTTCGGCTTGCCGCGCTTGTCGGTCTCGTAGGCGTAGAAGCCCTTGCCGTTCTTCTGGCCCAGGCGGTTGGCCTCGTACAGGGCGTCGACGGCCGAGCGACGCTCGTCCTTCATGCGGTCCGGGAAGCCTTCGGCCATCACGTCGCGGCCGTGGTGACCGGTGTCGATGCCGACCACGTCCATCAGGTAGGCCGGGCCCATCGGCCAGCCGAACTTCTCCATCACCTTGTCGATGCGCACGAAGTCGACGCCTGCGCTGACCAGCTTGGCGAAGCCGCCGAAATACGGGAACAGCACGCGATTGACCAGGAAGCCCGGGCAGTCGTTGACCACGATCGGGTTCTTGCCCATCTTCTTGGCGTAGGCCACTGTGGTGGCCACGGCCACGTCGCTGGACTTCTCGCCACGGATGACTTCCACCAGCGGCATCATGTGCACCGGGTTGAAGAAGTGCATGCCGACGAAGTTTTCCGGACGCTTGAGCGCCTTGGCCAGCAGGTTGATGGAGATGGTCGAGGTATTGGAGGCGAGGATCGCATCCTCTTTCACCTGGCCTTCCACTTCAGCCAGCACGGCTTGCTTGACCTTCGGGTTCTCGACCACGGCCTCGACGATGATATCGACGTTGCCGAAGTCACCGTAGGACAGGGTCGGGCGAATGGCGTTGAGGGCCTCGGCCATCTTGGCCGGGGTCAGGCGCCCTTTCTCGACGCGCTTGCCGAGCAGCTTGGAGGCCTCGTTCAGGCCCAGCTGGATGGCTTCCTCGCGAATATCCTTCATCAGGATTGGCGTGCCCTTGACCGCCGACTGGTAGGCGATGCCGCCCCCCATGATACCGGCGCCGAGCACGGCGGCCTGCTTCACGTCGTGAGCGATCTCGTCATGGGCCTTGGCCTTGCGCTTGAGCTCCTGGTCGTTCAGGAACAGGCCGATCAGGCTCTCGGCGACCGAGGTCTTGGCCAGCTTGGCGAAGCCTGCGGCCTCGACCTCGAGGGCCTTGTCACGGCCGAAGTTGGCGGCCTTCTGGATGGTCTTGATGGCCTCGACTGGCGCCGGGTAGTTCGGGCCGGCCTGGCCGGCAACGAAGCCCTTGGCGGTCTCGAAAGCCATCATCTGCTCGATGGCGTTGAGCTTGAGCTTTTCCAGCTTGGGCTGGCGCTTGGCCTTGTAGTCCAGCTCACCGCTGATGGCGCGCTTGACCAGGTCCAGGGCACCGGCCTGCAGCAGCTCAGGGGCGACCACGGCATCGACGGCGCCGACTTTCAGGGCGTCCTCGGCGCGGTTTTCCTTGCCGGAGGCGATCCACTCGATGGCGTTATCCGAGCCGATCAGGCGCGGCAGGCGCACGGTGCCGCCAAAGCCTGGGTAGATGCCCAGCTTGACTTCCGGCAGGCCGATCTTGGCGCTGTTGGACATGACCCGGTAGTCGGCGGCCAGGCACATCTCCAGGCCGCCGCCCAGGGCGATGCCGTTGATGGCGACGACGGTCGGCACCTGCAGGTCTTCGAAGTCACTGAAAATGCGATTGGCTTCCAGGTTGCCGGCGACCAGTTCGGCCTCGGGCAGCTTGAAGTTGTCGACGAACTCGGTGATGTCGGCGCCGACGATGAACACGTCCTTGCCACTGCTGACGATCACGCCCTTGACCGAGGCATCGGCCTTGATCACGTCCACGGCCTGACGCAGCTCGTTCAGAGTGAGACGGTTGAACTTGTTGACGGACTCACCCTTGAGGTCGAACTTCAGTTCGACGATGCCGCTTTCAAGAGCCTTAACCGTGATGGCTTTACCTTCGTAAATCATCAACTGATCTCCACGATATGGAAGCTGAACAGTACACGTCGATCGCTGGCAACGAGAGCCGGTCTACCGGCCCCTCGCCCCAGGCACACCCGTCGACGCGCTAATCGGGATTCTGTAAGAGCCGTCTGACATACAAACGCTCAATTCATACGCCCGTTTGACTTGGGTGTGCACACATTCCCCGAAAAGAACCGCGTTGTCAAATACTCGCGAAGGCCGTGAAAACGCGACTTTCCAGTCATCTTCTACCCTCCGGGTACGAAAAATGATGACAGTGATCGCCCTCCATTCATGTCAGCGATAGGCCACCCCAATGGCAGACGTGCTTTTTTTCTAAACGCATCCGGCCAGGATGGCTACACTGCGACTGATTGAAAGTATTTCCGGCCTGCCTGGCCCTGTGCTTGCACGCACAAACGCAAAACGGCGCACAGGAGCATGTTTGCTCCTGTGCGCCGTTTTGCGTCACACGGGTTCAGGCGAGGGTTTCGAGGGTCTGGGCAATATCCTGCAAAACAGATTTGTCGCCCCGCTCGCTCCAGTACAGCGCAATCATGCGACTGTCGGCTTCGACCTTGTAGACCGTTGCCGGCAGGCGGGCGAAGGCCTCGGCAAGGCGTTTATCCTCGCAAGGCTCGCGCCACTGGTTCCACCACACGCCGGGGGTGATCTGCCAGTAGCACCAGTTGTCAGCGCGCCCCTTACGCCGCGCCCGGTGGTACTGCGGGCAGGGGCTGGGTGGCTCGTTTAGCAGCCAGTGCGGCCACTGTTGCGGCGCCAGTTGCATGGCCAGCCCCATGCGGCGCCCCTCCAGGCGCAGGCTCATCTGCTCGCTCTGTTTGCGCGAGGGGCGCAACCAGGCCAACGGGCTGAGAATCAGCGCAAGGATTGACACCACCAGCCATACCGTCATATCTGTAGACCTTATAAAGCGTTGCAAATGAGCGGGTTAGTCAGGTTTCACGAACGCCCCGCGCGAAAGCGACCATACTTCTACTATCGCGATTGTCAGGAGTACTGCACATGCACTATGAACATCTTCTGGTCGCCGTCGACCTGACCGAAGAATGCGATCCGGTGATCAAGCGCGCCATGAAACTCGCCGAACCCACCGGCGCCAAGGTCTCCCTGGTGCATATCGTCGAACCCATGGCCATGGCCTTCGGCGGCGACGTGCCCATGGACCTGTCGCAGTTGCAGCAGCAACAGTTCGACCAGGCCAAGGAACGCATGGAGCGCCTGTACAACAAATACCCGGATATCAATCGCGGCGACTCGCACCTGGTCTACGGCCAGCCGCGCCAGGAAATCCACCAGTTGGCCAAGGATCAGAAGTGCGACCTGATCGTGGTCGGCAGCCATGGCCGCCACGGCCTGGCACTGCTGCTGGGCTCCACCGCCAACGACGTGCTGCACGGCGCGCCGTGCGATGTGTTGGCGGTGCGGTTGCAGAAGAAGGCCGAGTAATACTTTCATCGCGGGGCAAGCCCGCTCCCACAAAGCCCGTCAAACAGGGCTGCGTGGGAGCGAGCTTGTCCCGCGATGGCTTCAGCCTTCCAGCTCGGCCCAGCGCTCCACCAGCACGTCCAGCTCGCCCTGCAGCTTCTCGATCTTGGCCAGCACCGCCGCAGTCTCGGCAATCGGCCGCTGATAGAAGCCCGCCGCACTCACTTCTTCCTGTGCCTCGGCCATCCGCCGTTCCAGCTCATCGATCTGCCCCGGCAGCATTT includes:
- the sulA gene encoding SOS-induced cell division inhibitor SulA yields the protein MQPFTHVPQQAQLPLFEAFLAQPVLPGLKPSAPPRKSSQPELFSELALRGAPGHCQSLLAPILRELSEEDDSRWLTLIAPPGSLTQAWLRDAGLNRERILLLQPGGRQTALQLACEALRLGHSHTVVSWLGTINSNARQQLQRAAASGNAQSLNIRLG
- the topA gene encoding type I DNA topoisomerase translates to MGKSLVIVESPAKAKTINKYLGSQYVVKSSIGHIRDLPTSGSASASKEPAAKRGKAAAEAPALSPKEKARRTLVARMGVDPEAGWKAKYEILPGKEKVIEELRRLAKDADTIYLATDLDREGEAIAWHLREAIGGDDSRYKRVVFNEITKKAIQEAFSQPGELDIDRVNAQQARRFLDRVVGYMVSPLLWAKIARGLSAGRVQSVAVKLVVEREREIRAFNPEEYWEVHADLGTAKNAKVRFEVAREKGEAFKPLNEAQAMAALEKLKASSYSVSKREDRPTSSKPSAPFITSTLQQAASNRLGFGVKKTMMMAQRLYEAGYITYMRTDSTNLSTDAVEMARSYIEKEFGKQYLPAAPIVYGSKEGAQEAHEAIRPSDVSTHPTKLSGMERDAERLYELIWRQFLACQMPPAQYLSTSVTVVAGEFELRAKGRILKFDGYTRVLPQQSKPGEDDVLPEMAQGEALKLIQLDPSQHFTKPPARFTEASLVKEMEKRGIGRPSTYAAIISTIQDRGYVTLHNRRFYSEKMGDIVTERLSESFSNLMDYGFTAGMEENLDDVAQGERDWKNVLDEFYGDFSKKLQTAESSEHGMRANQPTLTNIPCKECGRPMMIRTASTGVFLGCSGYSLPPKERCKATVNLVPGDEIAADDEGESESLVLRGKHRCPICATAMDAYLLDEKRKLHICGNNPDCVGYEIEEGNYRIKGYEGPSLECDKCGSEMQLKTGRFGKFFGCTNPTCKNTRKLLKSGEAAPPKMDKVDMPELKCEKVDDTYVLRDGASGLFLAASQFPKNRETRAPLVLEIVPHKHEIDPKYHFLCEAPQKDPEGRPTVIRYSRKTKEQYVQSEVDGKPTGWKAFYDGKVWKVEDKR
- the fadA gene encoding acetyl-CoA C-acyltransferase FadA; its protein translation is MSLNPRDVVIVDFGRTPMGRSKGGMHRNTRAEDMSAHLISKLLERNDKVDPKEVEDVIWGCVNQTLEQGWNIARMASLMTQIPHTSAAQTVSRLCGSSMSALHTAAQAIMTGNGDVFVIGGVEHMGHVSMMHGVDPNPHLSLHAAKASGMMGLTAEMLGKMHGITREQQDLFGVRSHQLAHKATVEGKFKDEIIPMQGYDENGFLKVFDYDETIRPETTLEGLASLKPAFNPKGGTVTAGTSSQITDGASCMIVMSGQRAMDLGIQPLAVIRSMAVAGVDPAIMGYGPVPSTQKALKRAGLTIADIDFFELNEAFAAQALPVLKDLKVLDKMNEKVNLHGGAIALGHPFGCSGARISGTLLNVMKQNGGTLGVATMCVGLGQGITTVFERV
- the lexA gene encoding transcriptional repressor LexA, translated to MLKLTPRQAEILAFIKRCLEDNGFPPTRAEIAQELGFKSPNAAEEHLKALARKGAIEMTPGASRGIRIPGLEPKQEDSGLPIIGRVAAGAPILAEQHIEDSCSINPAFFHPRADYLLRVHGMSMKDIGIFDGDLLAVHTTREARNGQVVVARIGDEVTVKRFKREGSKVWLIAENPEFAPIEVDLKDQELVIEGLSVGVLRR
- a CDS encoding DUF6586 family protein; the encoded protein is MAQELYTRTNQKLFFAGLALESMAKAADSQAMNAQGLLQAERESALFHLYGALLGLCHEIAGFYRLPQASAARAELLFSDEVLQSVAIPEMAELLELARQPETWLARLLAAYADLFRPPVAKKTVKGDVTQPLIQAVNLDEPEPAELSREELEAWRQNLKSLVRRFRDALSEC
- the nagZ gene encoding beta-N-acetylhexosaminidase, whose amino-acid sequence is MQGSLMVDIAGKWLTAEDRHLLRQPEVAGLIIFARNIDSPRQVRELCASIRAIRPDLILAVDQEGGRVQRLRQGFVRLPAMRAIADNANAEYLAEQCGWLMATEVLAVGLDLSFAPVLDLDHQRSAVVGSRAFEGNPQRATELAGAFIRGMNAAGMAACGKHFPGHGWAEADSHVAIPVDERSLEQLRAADLVPFTRLSGQLAAVMPAHVIYPQVDNQPAGFSRRWLQDILRGELGFDGVIFSDDLSMAGAHVVGDAASRIEAALSAGCDMGLVCNDRASAELALSAAQRMKVKPSPRIARMRGQGFARTDYRQQPRWLEALGALKEAQLVD
- a CDS encoding TetR/AcrR family transcriptional regulator, which encodes MAQSETVERILDAAEQLFAERGFAETSLRLITSKAGVNLAAVNYHFGSKKALIQAVFSRFLGPFCASLERELDRHQARPEQKASLEELLEMLVEQALVVQPRSNNDLSIFMRLLGLAFSQSQGHLRRYLEDMYGKVFRRYMLLVNEAAPRIPPLELFWRVHFMLGAAAFSMSGIKALRAIAETDFGINTSIEQVMRLMVPFLAAGMRADSGVTDQAMAAAQLRPRSKSGAPAKA
- a CDS encoding DUF1653 domain-containing protein yields the protein MQIQPGVYRHYKGPEYRVFSAARHSESEEWMVFYQCLYGDYSFWVRPLSMFQESVEVDGEQVPRFALVKAEEGLGERLGKVHE